In Candidatus Woesearchaeota archaeon, the sequence GAAGATAGAGGCTGCCTATCTTAAGGCAGAGCATATCTTGCTTGAGAAAGAACCACTACGCTACGATTACGACTACGAAGAATACTATTATGCCCTGAAAACCGCATTGTTTTTCCAAGATTGGATGGAAGAAACAACTGAAGAAACCCTTCTTGAGCACTATGATATTCGTCCTGGTGAGATTAGTGTAAAACTTGATCTTGCTGACTGGATATTGTACGCAACCGAAGAGCTTGCTAAGCTTTTAGCCTATCATTCCTTACTCAAGGAGATTACGAAGCTACGCATACGATTACATCATGGCGTTAAGGAAGAACTCATTCCTTTGATGAAGTTTAAGGGTATTGGACGAGTACGCGCGAGACGATTATTTCATGCAAGAATTCATGATGTCGGTGATGTTAAGGCAGTTGCTATTACAACTCTCGCCCAGATTTTGGGAACAAAACTGGCAGCTGACATCAAGCAGCAGGTTGATCAAGATCTTACCAAAGAACTCATCCCGAAAGGAAGGCGTAAAGGACAGACGAGTATCCTCAAGTATGGTCAGGAGTAAGTTTATGAGCGATTTCTAACGCAGTAAGAGCAAACAGCGTCGTAATAAATGGGTGACCGTATTCCCAACCGTTTCCTCGGTAAAGAGGGATAAATGGATAAAAGCCATCTTCGGCATGTCCAAACTGAGCATTATATCGTTGTGCTTCTTGAGCCAATCCTCTATAGCTCGCAGCTATACTGAGCAATGCTACATGAAGTGTGTTAGGCGTACTTCCCTCACCCAAAAGTGTATCGAGATGACGGGCTGCTTCAGGAAACAAAAAATCTGGTTCATGGCGCAGCAGTGATGCAAGACGATAGACAAAAAAATACCCTCCATGATAGTACCGAGAAACTTCTTCGTCAAGCGTCATTGTTCTCATGGTTTCATTGCAGTACGCACGAAGAGAATCGTGCACCTTATCCTGAACACCAACTCTTGCATAGAGTTGTGCTACCGTGGCGTTTACTATAGGATCAACATCATGGTAGGGTTTATGATCACCAAACCAGGTATAGAGCATTCCTGAGTTATCCTGAAGTTCTTGAAACTGGGACAGATTTCGCTCAGGCAACAGTGCATCTGGAACCGGTATTTTTTCTTCTTGTGCAATTGCCATGAGTAAAAATGCAACTGCTGTGGTGTCTGCATCAGGTGGGAGGGGTAATGAAAGGGTCGATGACCATCGTACATAGCCATCATGCACCTGTGCTTTTTCCTCGAGATATCGTACACCTTCTGCTAGGTGTCTTTTTCTACCCGTAATCTCATAGAGTAGCAATCGTGCAAGTACCGTATCAAAAATCATTTCTTTGTACTCACTGATGTCTGCTTTTTTTCGTTGCGTGAATAAGCCAAGATCGATGGCTTCGGTAATCTGCTGGATAATGTGCTCGCTCGTTTTCATGTTTCTTTCTAAAAAATTAGTCAGATTCTTTTATTACAATTAATAGATTATCGGAACGTTGTTTAACAACTTTTTGTTCTACAATATTAAAGCTTTTGAGAACATCGTTAAGCCAAACTCCTGTAGTCCACAGGTTGCGGTAAATATGGTCAACAAAATATTTTCTCTCGTTGAACTCCGTTTTTAATGGCACAGAAAAAATGAGTATTGGAGCAATCTTTAACTGCTTCAAAAGTATTTTTTCAATTTCAGTTTTTGAATAATGTTCAACAACTCCCTGGTGGGTGATGCAATCAAATGAATATGGCTTAAACATCTGGTCTATATCAAAAAGGTCCAGGCGAATAAATCTTATTTTTCTAGCCAAG encodes:
- a CDS encoding class I SAM-dependent methyltransferase gives rise to the protein MNKNIEEKIDWYKQYLQKAGLVLDERTFVSNIKTDRLYIQLLRKYLKSDAKILECGCGLGRTVMSMAHDGFRVVAIDHNRKMLAIAKQSATNLGLARKIRFIRLDLFDIDQMFKPYSFDCITHQGVVEHYSKTEIEKILLKQLKIAPILIFSVPLKTEFNERKYFVDHIYRNLWTTGVWLNDVLKSFNIVEQKVVKQRSDNLLIVIKESD